Proteins co-encoded in one Marmota flaviventris isolate mMarFla1 chromosome 9, mMarFla1.hap1, whole genome shotgun sequence genomic window:
- the Or5b21 gene encoding olfactory receptor 5B21, with amino-acid sequence MENNTEVTEFILLGLTDDPKLQVLLLLVFLFIYLITLVGNGGMMVIILLDSRLHTPMYFFLSNLSFVDLSYSSAVAPKMVAAMHTGNKVISYNGCAAQFFFFVGFATVECYLLASMAYDRYAAVCRPLQYTATMTAGVCTLLTLGSYVCGFLNASIHTADTFSLSFCGPHEINHFFCDKPPLLALACSDTHTSKLDVLIVVGFNVLFTLLVILISYLFIYVAIRNMHSSEGRKKAFSTCASHLTAVSIFYGTIIFMYLQPTSDQFMDTDKVASVFYSVVIPMLNPLIYSLRNKEVKRALWKIFNKNNPQSLSVSRKKSGN; translated from the coding sequence ATGGAGAACAACACAGAAGTGACAGAGTTCATCCTGTTAGGATTAACAGATGACCCCAAGCTTCAGGTGCTGCTCCTCTTGGTATTTTTATTCATCTACCTCATCACTCTGGTTGGGAATGGCGGTATGATGGTGATCATCCTCTTAGACTCCCGTCTCCACactcccatgtacttcttcctcagtaACCTCTCCTTTGTAGATCTGAGCTACTCATCAGCTGTGGCTCCCAAGATGGTGGCTGCAATGCACACAGGGAACAAGGTCATCTCCTATAATGGATGCGCCGCTCAGTTCTTCTTCTTTGTGGGTTTTGCCACTGTAGAGTGCTACCTCCTGGcctccatggcctatgaccgctatgcaGCAGTGTGTAGGCCTCTTCAATACACCGCCACCATGACAGCGGGTGTGTGCACACTCTTGACTCTTGGTTCCTACGTCTGTGGCTTCCTCAATGCCTCCATCCACACAGCAGACACCTTCAGTCTCTCCTTCTGTGGGCCTCatgaaattaatcattttttctgCGACAAGCCCCCTCTCCTGGCTCTCGCGTGCTCTGACACACACACCAGCAAGTTGGATGTCTTAATTGTTGTGGGTTTCAATGTCTTATTCACCCTCCTGGTCATCCTCATCTCTTACCTCTTCATCTACGTGGCCATTCGAAACATGCATTCTTCTGAAGGACGGAagaaggccttctccacctgtgcttCCCACCTCACCGCGGTCTCCATCTTCTACGGCACCATCATCTTCATGTACTTACAGCCCACCTCTGACCAGTTCATGGACACAGACAAAGTCGCCTCTGTGTTCTACTCTGTAGTGATTCCCATGTTGAACCCCTtgatctacagcctgaggaacaaagaAGTGAAAAGGGCACTCTggaaaatattcaacaaaaataaTCCCCAATCTTTAAGTGTGAGCAGGAAGAAGTCAGGAAACTAA